One region of Glycine max cultivar Williams 82 chromosome 9, Glycine_max_v4.0, whole genome shotgun sequence genomic DNA includes:
- the LOC100811573 gene encoding Mitochondrial outer membrane import complex protein METAXIN-like, translating into MATEPSESTQRNTLVVRKPCFGLPTGCPQCLSAYIFLKLSQVPFNLDYHPNYPDSDQIPYFEDGDSVTYNNEKEGIIECLKRNVGGDLDSEVSSLPDWIPTKVMATTWLADALEYELWVGCDGSSAYSIYYSDLPWPIGKVLFWKKAYWVKQKHGISEENVEVKEEEIYGRANSAYDALSTWLGEQNYLFENRPSSLDAIFLAHALVVLQALPESSILRTNFLEHANLVRYVQRCKTELIVAGTSASNDPYFHADPSSSASRGRSTSSSKPKTKPKRQPPTKEEKTLRRRAKYFVVAQLVAVVLFVSVLSGYRNNAADMELDNDDLGYE; encoded by the exons aTGGCAACTGAACCGAGTGAGAGCACACAAAGGAACACCCTTGTCGTTAGAAAGCCATGTTTTGGCCTCCCAACAGGTTGCCCTCAATGCCTCTCTGCTTACATTTTTCTCAAGCTCTCTCAAGTTCCCTTCAACTTGGATTACCACCCTAACTACCCTGATTCTG ATCAGATTCCTTACTTTGAGGATGGTGATTCTGTGACATACAATAATGAGAAGGAGGGGATCATTGAGTGCTTGAAAAGGAATGTGGGTGGTGATTTAGATAGTGAGGTTTCTTCTCTCCCTGATTGGATACCAACCAAAGTGATGGCCACCACTTGGCTTGCTGATGCACTTGAGTATGAACTGTGGGTGGGATGTGATGGTTCCTCTGCTTATAGCATCTATTATTCTGATCTTCCCTGGCCTATCGGCAAGGTTCTCTTTTGGAAGAAAGCTTATTGGGTAAAGCAGAAACATGGGATAAGTGAAGAGAATGTAGAAGTAAAGGAAGAAGAG ATTTATGGGAGAGCAAACTCTGCATATGATGCTCTGTCGACTTGGTTAGGGGAACAAAACTACCTTTTTGAAAACAG GCCATCGAGCTTGGATGCTATTTTTCTTGCACATGCATTAGTTGTTCTTCAAGCTTTACCT GAATCATCAATTTTGCGGACCAATTTTTTGGAACATGCCAATTTAGTGAGATATGTGCAACGATGTAAGACAGAACTTATAGTAGCTGGTACTTCTGCTTCCAATGATCCATATTTTCATGCAGACCCATCATCATCAGCTTCTAGAGGTCGTTCAACTTCAA GTTCAAAGCCCAAGACTAAACCCAAAAGGCAGCCGCCAACAAAGGAGGAGAAAACCTTGAGAAGAAGGGCTAAATATTTTGTGGTAGCACAGCTAGTTGCTGTTGTTCTTTTCGTCAGTGTCTTGTCTGGATATAGAAATAATGCTGCTGACATGGAGTTAGACAATGACGACTTGGGCTATGAATGA